From the Rhizobium leguminosarum bv. trifolii WSM1325 genome, one window contains:
- a CDS encoding conserved hypothetical protein (KEGG: ret:RHE_CH01081 hypothetical protein): protein METQFRKLEVHRKGDEFAGWPANYGLWSWGDEVVVVFARGKLGAKGELHELDRDYPFVPWQARSLDGGLTWMSERFSGRVPGGMSLSADEHLNADLKVGVRLSADDELRCLEQPIDFLDPETIVMCARTDVQGDAVSWFYVSRDRARTWRGPYPFTGLDIPISARTDIVPMGRNDALFMLSTSKEDGAEGRVFCARTADGGRSFVLQGFVGPEPEGYSIMPASTPLSGGAILTLTRCMGTGGDKGWIEAFTSDDQGKTWTRKGRVVDNTGSNGNPPALGRIDGMLLLVYGYRDPPFGIRMRVSCDDGQTWGAEKIIRSDGGTADLGYPRVVKRDQASILAVYYFNDGEGEERYIAASIVASIGD from the coding sequence ATGGAGACGCAATTCCGCAAGCTCGAGGTCCACCGCAAAGGCGACGAGTTCGCAGGCTGGCCGGCGAATTATGGTCTCTGGTCGTGGGGTGACGAGGTGGTCGTCGTTTTCGCGCGCGGCAAACTCGGAGCGAAGGGGGAGCTTCACGAACTGGACCGTGATTACCCATTCGTGCCTTGGCAGGCACGGAGCCTGGACGGCGGTCTGACCTGGATGAGCGAGCGGTTCTCCGGTCGCGTGCCAGGTGGGATGTCACTTTCGGCCGATGAGCACTTGAACGCCGATCTCAAGGTTGGTGTCCGTCTGTCGGCTGATGATGAACTGCGCTGCCTGGAACAACCCATAGACTTTCTCGATCCAGAGACGATCGTCATGTGCGCTAGAACCGATGTGCAGGGCGATGCTGTGAGTTGGTTCTATGTTAGCCGGGATCGGGCACGGACATGGCGGGGTCCATATCCTTTCACCGGTCTGGACATTCCGATTTCCGCGCGAACCGATATCGTTCCTATGGGGAGGAACGATGCGCTCTTCATGCTAAGCACCTCCAAAGAGGATGGCGCGGAAGGCAGAGTGTTCTGCGCCCGCACGGCGGACGGCGGGCGCAGCTTCGTCCTTCAAGGCTTTGTCGGCCCAGAACCCGAGGGCTATTCGATCATGCCGGCATCGACGCCACTTTCCGGTGGCGCCATTCTGACGCTGACGCGCTGCATGGGGACAGGCGGCGACAAGGGTTGGATAGAAGCCTTCACTTCCGATGACCAAGGGAAGACTTGGACGCGGAAAGGCCGCGTCGTCGACAATACAGGCAGCAACGGCAATCCGCCCGCGCTCGGGCGGATCGACGGCATGCTTCTGCTCGTCTACGGTTACCGTGACCCGCCATTTGGCATCAGGATGCGCGTGAGCTGCGACGACGGCCAGACATGGGGCGCCGAGAAGATCATCCGAAGCGATGGCGGCACGGCCGATCTCGGTTATCCTCGCGTCGTCAAGCGCGATCAAGCTTCCATACTGGCCGTCTACTACTTCAACGACGGTGAGGGGGAGGAGCGCTACATCGCAGCCTCCATTGTCGCGTCGATCGGAGATTGA
- a CDS encoding conserved hypothetical protein (KEGG: rec:RHECIAT_PC0000053 hypothetical protein), translating into MPRFYFNILSEAGSLDDWEGTELADLDAARVEAVRDARALMSSAVLLGYDISSRSVEIRNETGDILLVLPFAEAVKPMG; encoded by the coding sequence ATGCCACGCTTCTACTTCAACATTCTGTCTGAAGCAGGATCGCTCGACGACTGGGAAGGAACCGAGCTTGCCGATTTGGATGCCGCTCGCGTTGAAGCGGTGCGTGATGCGCGGGCATTGATGAGCAGTGCCGTGCTGCTTGGATATGACATTTCGTCAAGAAGCGTCGAGATCAGAAACGAAACAGGCGATATCCTGCTCGTGTTGCCCTTTGCGGAAGCGGTGAAGCCAATGGGCTGA
- a CDS encoding putative transcriptional regulator, Crp/Fnr family (KEGG: rec:RHECIAT_PC0000054 hypothetical protein), producing the protein MPHQSTVENTLLKLLSVDGFARLSGEMERVDLPLRHVLVASDVPSTHVCFLERGLASMVVSSIDEEVVEIGHIGREGASGMHVVLAVETTPTRTFMQVAGSGIMVPMETFQRALADDPEMKDFFLRYVHTTVLQLAHSALANARYNMHERLARWILMCHDRLEGNDLAITHEFLALMLGVRRSGVTNELHVLEGVHAIRSTRGNVRIVDREKLIEIAGGCYGVPEREYERLLGLPLGAR; encoded by the coding sequence ATGCCCCACCAATCGACCGTCGAGAACACTCTACTGAAATTGTTGAGCGTAGACGGTTTCGCACGCCTCTCGGGAGAGATGGAGCGCGTCGACCTTCCATTGCGGCACGTTCTTGTTGCTAGCGATGTCCCATCCACGCATGTTTGTTTCCTGGAAAGGGGCCTGGCATCCATGGTTGTCAGCAGCATCGACGAAGAAGTTGTGGAAATTGGCCACATCGGGCGCGAGGGCGCATCCGGCATGCACGTCGTCCTGGCGGTAGAGACCACCCCCACGCGCACGTTCATGCAGGTCGCGGGGTCGGGGATTATGGTGCCGATGGAGACATTTCAGCGCGCGCTCGCCGATGATCCCGAGATGAAGGATTTCTTCCTTCGCTATGTTCACACAACCGTGCTGCAGCTCGCCCATTCGGCGCTCGCCAACGCCCGCTACAATATGCATGAGCGGCTGGCTCGATGGATCCTGATGTGTCACGACCGCCTCGAAGGCAATGACCTGGCCATTACCCATGAATTTCTGGCATTGATGCTCGGTGTCCGGCGTTCGGGCGTCACCAATGAGCTACACGTGCTTGAGGGCGTCCACGCCATCCGATCGACCCGCGGAAACGTGCGAATAGTGGACAGGGAAAAATTGATCGAAATCGCCGGTGGCTGTTATGGAGTGCCGGAGCGCGAATATGAGAGGTTGCTGGGTCTTCCGCTCGGCGCCAGGTAG
- a CDS encoding dehydrogenase/flavin-dependent oxidoreductase protein (KEGG: dehydrogenase/flavin-dependent oxidoreductase protein) produces MLIGYHASHEQFSPSELLCFVQAAERAGFGAVMTSDHIAPWSEEQGNSGNNWAWLGAALATTSLPFGSLAIPGGWRYHPALLAHLAGTLAEMYPNRFRWIAVGSGEALNESVVGSGWPEKAERDARLRAGAGIVRDLLRGETVTVRYPWFAVEEAKLWSLAERPPAIFGAALSAKTAGWMGDWVDGLITVRKSKESMQELVGRFEDNGGHGKPLVLQLQVSWAMSREEARLAAWERWRNAAVPPTVLADLKRPKDFDEVTNTLRPEDIEEFVPLITEGSELLEIISELASCGFEEVYLHNVSLDQHGFMRFMAQEVLPHIR; encoded by the coding sequence ATGCTGATAGGTTATCATGCGTCGCATGAGCAGTTCTCGCCCAGCGAACTCTTATGCTTTGTTCAGGCTGCAGAGCGCGCTGGTTTCGGTGCCGTCATGACGTCCGACCATATCGCGCCATGGAGCGAGGAGCAGGGAAATTCGGGTAACAACTGGGCCTGGCTCGGCGCAGCACTTGCAACGACATCGCTGCCGTTCGGTAGTCTCGCGATCCCCGGTGGCTGGCGCTACCACCCAGCCCTACTTGCGCATTTGGCCGGCACCCTCGCCGAGATGTACCCGAACCGTTTTCGATGGATTGCAGTCGGTAGCGGTGAAGCCCTGAACGAAAGCGTCGTGGGCAGCGGCTGGCCCGAAAAAGCAGAACGCGACGCGCGGCTTCGTGCCGGTGCCGGGATTGTCCGGGATCTCCTTCGCGGAGAAACGGTCACCGTTCGTTATCCCTGGTTCGCGGTGGAGGAAGCCAAGCTCTGGTCCCTGGCTGAGCGGCCGCCAGCGATATTTGGCGCCGCCTTGAGCGCCAAGACGGCAGGGTGGATGGGCGACTGGGTCGACGGCTTGATAACAGTGCGGAAATCCAAAGAGAGCATGCAAGAGCTTGTCGGCCGCTTCGAAGATAATGGCGGCCACGGCAAGCCGCTCGTCTTGCAGCTTCAGGTTTCGTGGGCAATGTCGAGGGAGGAAGCGCGTCTGGCGGCCTGGGAGCGGTGGCGCAATGCGGCCGTGCCACCGACTGTCTTAGCTGACCTGAAGCGCCCCAAGGACTTCGACGAGGTGACCAACACCCTCAGGCCCGAGGACATAGAAGAGTTCGTCCCACTAATTACAGAAGGATCCGAGCTGCTAGAAATCATCAGTGAATTGGCATCATGCGGATTCGAGGAAGTCTATTTGCACAATGTTTCCTTGGATCAACATGGCTTCATGCGGTTCATGGCGCAGGAAGTCTTGCCGCATATCCGCTAG
- a CDS encoding conserved hypothetical protein (KEGG: ret:RHE_PF00044 hypothetical protein~SNP /replace=G), which yields MNIKLICASMLAAGMATSAFAQSSTGAGTTTEPNAIGTDGRANVQTMQPMTSDPTSTGSTTNGSMGATMPGGCSGGSDPASSTASGSVQTQGGLSDATPQGQACAQ from the coding sequence ATGAATATCAAGCTCATCTGCGCCTCAATGCTCGCGGCCGGTATGGCCACGAGCGCTTTTGCTCAGTCCAGCACCGGAGCTGGAACCACGACGGAACCCAATGCCATTGGTACCGATGGTCGTGCCAATGTTCAGACAATGCAGCCGATGACATCCGATCCAACCTCCACGGGCAGCACGACGAATGGATCAATGGGCGCGACCATGCCAGGCGGTTGCAGCGGCGGCAGTGATCCTGCGAGCTCCACCGCTTCGGGCTCCGTCCAGACCCAAGGTGGTCTAAGCGACGCGACCCCCCAGGGTCAGGCTTGCGCTCAGTAA
- a CDS encoding AgaE protein, conversion of agropinic acid to mannopinic acid (KEGG: mlo:mlr7120 AgaE protein, conversion of agropinic acid to mannopinic acid): MCTAIFLANRDVQVTLLEKGRIAAEESSRNWGWIRKQGRDADELPIVIEACRLWQQLADECLEDIGLRQTGVTYVARTAKDMAAFEDFMKIAAAHDLDTRLVDGNDVSSVASGMSRRFSGAMTTPGVMLVSAKL; the protein is encoded by the coding sequence GTGTGCACCGCCATCTTCCTTGCTAATCGAGATGTGCAAGTGACATTGCTTGAGAAAGGACGCATTGCCGCCGAAGAGTCCTCGCGCAACTGGGGCTGGATACGAAAGCAAGGGCGAGACGCTGACGAGCTGCCAATAGTGATCGAAGCCTGCCGCCTCTGGCAACAGTTGGCGGACGAATGTCTTGAAGACATCGGCCTCCGACAAACTGGCGTTACCTATGTGGCCCGGACGGCCAAGGACATGGCTGCGTTCGAAGACTTCATGAAGATCGCCGCTGCCCACGATCTCGACACGCGCCTTGTAGACGGCAACGATGTGTCATCCGTGGCCTCAGGTATGAGTCGGAGGTTCAGCGGGGCAATGACTACCCCGGGGGTCATGCTCGTCTCCGCTAAATTGTAA
- a CDS encoding DNA polymerase III, alpha subunit (KEGG: dnaE; DNA polymerase III alpha chain; K02337 DNA polymerase III subunit alpha~TIGRFAM: DNA polymerase III, alpha subunit~PFAM: DNA polymerase III alpha subunit; PHP domain protein; nucleic acid binding OB-fold tRNA/helicase-type~SMART: phosphoesterase PHP domain protein): protein MRYAELQVTTHFSFLRGASSADELFSTARELAIEALGVVDRNSLAGVVRALEASRATGVRLVVGCRLDLQEGMSILLYPTDRGAYSRLTRLLTLGKGRGGKANCILNLDDVALYSEGLLAILVPDLADETCAVQLRKMAEIFEDRAYVSLCLRRRPNDQLRLHELSNMAMRHRVRTVVTNDVLFHDPSRRQLQDVVTCIRNNTTIDDVGFKRERHADRYLKPPEEMERLFPRYPEALARTMEIVDRCRFSLEELTYQYPEEAILPDKTPQESLEHYVWECVPNRYPEGLPPEVLKIVRHELDLIRTMKYAPYFLTVFSIVRFARSQGILCQGRGSAANSAVCYILGITSIDPSTNDLLFERFVSQERDEPPDIDVDFEHERREEVIQWIYKTYGKDKAALCSTVTRYRAKGAIRDVGKALGLPEDLIKALSTGMWAWSEELVSDRSLRDQGLNPQDRRLALTLRLAQQLMGAPRHLGQHPGGFVLTHDRLDDLVPIEPAAMVDRQVIEWDKDDVEALKFMKVDILALGMLTCMAKAFALIEEHKDEHLDLATIPQEDQATYAMIRKADTLGTFQIESRAQMAMLPRLKPRTFYDLVIQVAIVRPGPIQGDMVHPYLRRREGKERVVYPTPELEAVLGKTLGVPLFQESAMKVAMVCAGFTGGEADQLRKSMATFKFTGGVSRFKDKLVSGMIRNGYTAEFAEKTFSQLEGFGSYGFPESHAASFALIAYASNYVKCHCPDVFCAALLNSQPMGFYAAAQIVGCARNHGVEIRPICINNSRWDCTLERIGDTDHHAVRLGMRMVRGLAAADAARVAAARMDQPFESVDDMWRRSGVPAASLVELAEADAFLPSLGLQRRDALWAIKALRDEPLPLFAAASEREARAIAEQQEPEVALRQMTDGHNVVQDYSHIGLTLRQHPVAFLRKALAERQIVTCAQAMNARDGRWLMTAGLVLVRQRPGSAKGVIFMTIEDETGPANVVVWPKLFEQRRRIILGASMIAINGRIQREGDVVHLVAQQAFDLSGDLSGLAERDAGFRLPTGRGDEFAHGSPGSPDSRDRVAGARPRDIFIPLCRTPHKGTYPEPETMPSPFPKARDFR from the coding sequence ATGAGATACGCCGAGCTCCAGGTCACGACGCATTTCAGCTTCCTTCGTGGCGCGTCCTCCGCCGACGAGCTCTTTTCTACCGCCAGGGAACTGGCCATCGAGGCTCTCGGCGTTGTCGATCGCAACAGCCTGGCAGGGGTCGTCCGGGCGCTCGAGGCGTCGCGCGCGACAGGCGTCCGTCTCGTTGTTGGGTGTCGGCTGGATCTGCAGGAGGGCATGTCGATTCTCCTTTATCCCACGGACCGCGGCGCCTATTCGCGGCTCACCCGGCTCCTCACGCTTGGCAAGGGCAGGGGCGGCAAGGCGAACTGCATCTTGAACCTCGACGATGTCGCTCTCTACTCCGAGGGGCTGCTTGCAATCCTTGTGCCCGACCTAGCTGACGAGACCTGCGCCGTCCAACTTCGCAAGATGGCCGAGATATTCGAGGACCGAGCATATGTCTCGCTTTGCCTCCGGCGGCGTCCGAACGACCAGTTGAGGCTGCACGAATTGTCGAACATGGCGATGAGGCACCGCGTGCGAACAGTCGTCACCAACGACGTCCTCTTCCACGATCCTTCCAGGCGGCAGCTTCAGGACGTCGTCACCTGCATTCGAAACAATACCACCATCGACGACGTCGGCTTCAAGCGCGAGCGCCACGCGGACAGATATCTAAAGCCGCCGGAGGAGATGGAGCGCCTGTTCCCGCGCTACCCCGAGGCGCTGGCCCGGACGATGGAGATCGTCGACCGCTGCAGGTTCTCGCTGGAGGAACTGACCTACCAGTATCCCGAGGAGGCGATCCTCCCGGACAAGACCCCGCAGGAATCCCTCGAGCACTATGTCTGGGAGTGCGTGCCCAACCGCTATCCGGAAGGGCTGCCGCCGGAGGTTCTCAAGATCGTCCGTCACGAACTCGATCTCATCCGGACGATGAAATACGCCCCATACTTCCTGACCGTCTTCTCGATCGTCCGCTTCGCCCGGTCGCAAGGCATCCTTTGCCAGGGGCGGGGCTCGGCGGCGAACTCGGCCGTCTGTTACATCCTTGGTATCACCAGCATCGACCCCTCGACCAACGATCTCCTGTTCGAGCGCTTCGTCTCCCAGGAGCGCGACGAGCCGCCGGACATCGACGTCGACTTCGAACACGAAAGAAGGGAGGAGGTCATCCAATGGATCTACAAGACCTACGGGAAGGATAAGGCCGCTCTCTGTTCGACGGTGACCCGTTACAGGGCGAAGGGTGCCATCCGCGACGTCGGCAAGGCGCTCGGCTTGCCTGAGGACCTCATCAAGGCCCTGTCAACGGGCATGTGGGCGTGGTCGGAAGAGCTGGTCAGTGATCGCAGTCTTCGTGATCAGGGCTTGAACCCGCAAGACCGCCGCCTCGCCCTGACGCTTAGGCTTGCGCAGCAGCTCATGGGCGCTCCTCGGCATCTGGGACAGCATCCAGGCGGCTTCGTCCTGACCCACGACCGCCTCGACGATCTCGTTCCGATCGAACCCGCGGCAATGGTTGACCGGCAAGTGATCGAGTGGGACAAGGACGACGTCGAGGCGCTCAAATTCATGAAGGTCGACATCCTGGCGCTCGGTATGCTGACCTGCATGGCGAAGGCCTTCGCGCTCATCGAAGAACACAAGGACGAGCACCTTGATCTCGCCACCATCCCTCAGGAGGACCAGGCGACATACGCGATGATCAGGAAAGCCGACACCCTCGGCACGTTCCAGATCGAGTCGAGGGCGCAAATGGCGATGTTGCCGCGCCTGAAGCCGCGGACCTTCTATGACCTCGTGATCCAGGTCGCGATCGTCCGGCCTGGTCCGATTCAGGGCGATATGGTGCACCCCTATCTCCGCCGCCGGGAGGGCAAGGAGCGGGTCGTCTACCCGACGCCGGAACTCGAAGCCGTTCTCGGCAAGACACTCGGCGTCCCGCTCTTCCAGGAGTCGGCCATGAAGGTGGCGATGGTTTGCGCCGGATTTACCGGCGGCGAGGCAGACCAGCTTCGCAAGTCGATGGCCACCTTCAAGTTCACCGGCGGCGTCTCGCGCTTCAAGGACAAGCTCGTCTCCGGCATGATCAGGAACGGCTACACGGCCGAGTTTGCCGAGAAGACCTTCAGCCAGCTCGAGGGATTCGGCAGTTATGGCTTCCCGGAATCCCATGCGGCGTCGTTCGCCTTGATCGCCTATGCCTCCAACTATGTGAAATGCCACTGTCCGGACGTCTTTTGCGCGGCGCTGCTGAACTCGCAGCCGATGGGATTTTACGCGGCGGCCCAGATCGTCGGTTGCGCTCGGAACCATGGCGTCGAGATCCGACCGATCTGCATCAACAATTCCCGGTGGGACTGTACGCTTGAGCGTATCGGAGATACCGACCATCACGCGGTCCGCCTGGGAATGCGCATGGTGCGCGGCCTTGCCGCCGCCGATGCCGCGCGTGTCGCGGCTGCTCGCATGGACCAACCGTTCGAAAGCGTTGACGATATGTGGCGACGGTCTGGGGTCCCGGCGGCTTCTCTGGTCGAACTCGCCGAGGCCGACGCCTTCCTGCCATCTCTGGGACTTCAGCGGCGCGACGCATTGTGGGCGATTAAGGCTCTGCGTGACGAACCTCTTCCGCTCTTTGCAGCCGCCTCGGAACGCGAGGCGAGGGCGATCGCCGAGCAGCAGGAACCCGAAGTCGCTCTGCGCCAGATGACGGATGGACACAACGTTGTCCAGGATTACAGTCACATCGGGTTGACGCTCCGCCAACATCCCGTCGCATTCCTTCGAAAAGCTTTGGCAGAGCGCCAGATCGTCACCTGCGCGCAAGCCATGAACGCGCGGGATGGTCGCTGGTTGATGACAGCTGGCCTGGTCCTCGTCCGGCAGAGACCCGGCAGCGCCAAGGGCGTCATCTTCATGACGATCGAGGACGAGACCGGTCCGGCCAACGTCGTCGTCTGGCCCAAGCTCTTCGAGCAGCGCCGCCGTATCATCCTCGGGGCATCGATGATCGCGATCAATGGGAGAATTCAGCGTGAAGGCGACGTCGTTCATCTCGTGGCCCAGCAAGCCTTCGATCTGTCGGGCGATCTCTCCGGGCTGGCTGAGCGCGACGCAGGGTTCCGGCTCCCGACGGGCAGGGGAGACGAGTTCGCGCATGGATCGCCCGGAAGTCCGGATTCGCGCGACAGGGTGGCGGGCGCGAGGCCGAGGGACATTTTCATTCCGTTATGCCGAACTCCGCATAAGGGAACTTATCCCGAGCCGGAGACTATGCCGAGCCCGTTTCCCAAAGCCCGAGATTTCCGGTGA
- a CDS encoding conserved hypothetical protein (KEGG: rec:RHECIAT_CH0003329 hypothetical protein), with product MPRVVSIFFPDLSTDRIRRADPAIPVEQPIAVISKSGSKRWVSAADAAARKAGLHVGMPAARAQAILQGLRMIDADPAADAVALERVTMWALTQYSPIVAVDALDGMVIDTEGADHLQGGEERMLTSIANRFRAKGLTARVAIADTWGAAHACARAINRETVIVPSGETIRAVERLPISLLRLPEKIVGDLRMLGFRTIGELSATPRAPLALRFGPEIGRRLDQMFGRVREPIDPIRSPELVEVVRSFAEPIGAAETIDKYVGRLIVQLVAELQRKGLGVRRTDLIVDKVDGTRQAIRAGTAKPVRDIAWLTKLFRDRTQTIEPGFGIERLTLVAVMSEPLEEKQKASSLVDDEDADITPLIDVLGNRGQRVYRVAPVASDVPERSVQRIAAVGEDATEDWVHHWRRPVRLFARPDRIEAIALLPDHPPASITWRGKRHRVKRADGPERVFGEWWKRDSEFEAVRDYFVIENESGERYWIFRSGDGIDPETGSHKWFIHGIFG from the coding sequence ATGCCAAGGGTCGTATCGATATTTTTTCCCGATCTGTCGACCGACAGGATCAGGCGGGCCGATCCAGCCATTCCCGTTGAGCAGCCGATCGCCGTCATTTCGAAGAGCGGATCCAAGCGCTGGGTCTCGGCCGCCGACGCCGCGGCCAGGAAGGCCGGACTCCACGTCGGCATGCCGGCCGCCAGGGCGCAGGCGATCCTCCAGGGCCTGCGGATGATCGACGCCGATCCGGCCGCCGATGCCGTGGCGCTCGAGCGCGTCACCATGTGGGCGCTGACGCAGTATTCGCCGATCGTCGCCGTCGATGCGCTGGACGGCATGGTCATCGATACGGAGGGCGCCGACCATCTGCAGGGCGGCGAGGAGCGCATGTTGACGAGCATCGCCAATCGGTTTCGCGCCAAGGGCCTGACGGCACGGGTCGCCATTGCGGACACATGGGGCGCGGCTCACGCATGTGCCCGCGCCATCAATCGCGAAACTGTCATCGTCCCGAGTGGAGAGACCATCCGGGCGGTCGAGCGACTTCCGATCTCTCTGCTGCGGCTACCCGAGAAGATCGTGGGCGATCTGCGCATGCTCGGCTTCCGGACTATCGGCGAGCTCTCGGCGACGCCGCGCGCTCCCTTGGCGCTTCGCTTCGGCCCGGAGATTGGACGGCGTCTCGACCAGATGTTCGGTCGCGTCCGCGAACCAATAGATCCGATCCGTAGCCCAGAACTCGTCGAGGTCGTTCGATCGTTCGCCGAACCGATCGGTGCAGCGGAAACGATCGACAAGTATGTCGGCCGGCTGATTGTTCAGCTCGTCGCTGAACTCCAACGGAAGGGTCTTGGCGTCCGCCGGACCGATCTTATCGTCGACAAGGTCGATGGGACCAGGCAGGCGATCAGAGCGGGAACCGCCAAGCCGGTGCGAGACATCGCCTGGTTGACGAAACTGTTCCGCGACCGGACGCAGACGATCGAGCCGGGTTTCGGGATCGAAAGGCTGACCCTCGTCGCCGTGATGTCGGAACCGCTTGAAGAGAAGCAGAAGGCGTCCTCGCTTGTCGACGACGAGGATGCCGACATCACACCGCTGATCGACGTCCTCGGCAACCGAGGCCAGCGCGTCTACCGGGTCGCGCCGGTCGCCTCCGACGTCCCGGAGCGCAGCGTCCAGCGTATCGCCGCGGTCGGCGAGGACGCGACGGAAGATTGGGTCCACCATTGGCGACGGCCGGTGCGGCTGTTTGCGCGTCCGGATCGGATCGAGGCGATAGCCCTGCTGCCGGATCATCCGCCGGCCAGCATCACCTGGCGCGGTAAGCGTCATCGCGTCAAGCGTGCGGACGGTCCGGAACGGGTCTTCGGCGAATGGTGGAAGCGCGACAGCGAATTCGAGGCTGTGCGCGACTACTTCGTCATCGAAAACGAGAGCGGGGAACGATACTGGATCTTTCGCTCCGGCGACGGCATCGATCCCGAAACAGGTTCCCACAAGTGGTTCATACACGGGATATTCGGATGA
- a CDS encoding conserved hypothetical protein (KEGG: hypothetical protein), with protein sequence MNSAVAPIAILDGLREQIAHLESASRRRRGVLPFGVAQIDGRLPGGGLAHGALHECAGGGAGTVDGAAAALFVAGIAARTKGKIVWCLTRPDLFFPALAQAGLHPNRVVFVESDKEEDVLANMEAGLSYGGLGAVIGEIVRLPMAASRRLQLAAEKTGTMALAVRRWRRQTEASDFGQPTAATTRWRVSVIPSEELPVPGVGRARWFLELMRVKAGECAEFEVGACDAKGRIDIFSRSVDRQDQAGRSSHSR encoded by the coding sequence ATGAACTCAGCCGTCGCCCCAATCGCTATCCTCGACGGTCTGCGCGAGCAGATAGCGCACCTGGAAAGCGCCAGTCGGCGCAGGCGAGGCGTTTTGCCTTTCGGCGTGGCCCAGATCGACGGGCGGCTTCCGGGCGGCGGATTGGCCCATGGGGCGCTGCACGAATGCGCTGGCGGCGGGGCCGGCACCGTCGATGGCGCGGCCGCCGCCCTGTTCGTGGCCGGCATTGCCGCGCGTACGAAAGGCAAGATCGTCTGGTGCCTGACACGTCCCGATCTGTTCTTCCCGGCCCTGGCGCAGGCGGGGCTGCATCCGAACCGGGTGGTCTTCGTCGAGTCCGACAAGGAAGAGGACGTCCTTGCCAACATGGAGGCGGGCCTCTCGTACGGCGGGCTCGGCGCGGTGATTGGCGAGATCGTCCGCCTGCCGATGGCGGCGTCGCGCCGGCTGCAACTTGCCGCCGAGAAGACCGGCACGATGGCGCTCGCGGTGCGGCGGTGGCGACGGCAGACCGAGGCCAGCGACTTCGGGCAGCCGACGGCCGCGACCACGCGCTGGAGGGTGAGCGTCATTCCGAGTGAGGAGCTGCCGGTTCCAGGCGTCGGGCGGGCGAGGTGGTTTTTGGAACTGATGAGGGTGAAAGCGGGTGAGTGTGCCGAGTTCGAAGTAGGAGCCTGCGATGCCAAGGGTCGTATCGATATTTTTTCCCGATCTGTCGACCGACAGGATCAGGCGGGCCGATCCAGCCATTCCCGTTGA
- a CDS encoding conserved hypothetical protein (KEGG: rec:RHECIAT_PC0000606 hypothetical protein), translated as MAISSTSNRDSAAYPLQSLFVPFPFVCFTLALATDIAFWQTGNLMWQNFSAWLLFAGLMLGSLAILAGLMDLMRRRTRPLRPPFLSALLYLIILSLAFANNLIHAGDGWTAVVPYGLMLSAVTFVLCLVAAAISARKYARLAWRI; from the coding sequence ATGGCTATATCTTCTACAAGCAATCGAGACTCGGCCGCCTATCCGCTTCAGTCGCTCTTTGTCCCGTTTCCCTTCGTCTGCTTCACGCTCGCGCTTGCGACCGATATCGCTTTCTGGCAGACCGGCAATCTGATGTGGCAGAATTTCTCTGCATGGTTGCTGTTCGCTGGGCTTATGTTGGGCTCGCTTGCGATTCTGGCCGGATTGATGGATCTGATGCGTCGCCGCACGCGCCCTTTACGGCCGCCGTTCCTGTCCGCCCTCCTCTATCTAATCATACTGAGCCTCGCCTTTGCCAACAACCTTATCCATGCCGGCGATGGATGGACGGCCGTCGTCCCATACGGACTGATGCTTTCGGCCGTCACCTTTGTCTTGTGCCTGGTGGCCGCGGCAATTTCCGCCCGCAAATATGCCAGACTGGCCTGGAGGATATGA